The Vigna radiata var. radiata cultivar VC1973A chromosome 6, Vradiata_ver6, whole genome shotgun sequence DNA segment TTATCCAAGACTTGTATCATTTGAAAATGTCATATGAATGGCTAAAACACATGGAAAATGTATGGTTAACCCAATAACAAAAGTTTAGTACGAGAACTAGAGCAAATTATCAtcagacaaaaaaaattctttctaaAAGAATTCGATTGGAAGTATGATATGTCCAAAGgtccaatataaaaaaaattcaagagtTTTACTTGACTTTATCCGTATCTACAAACAATTCAAAGAGATACATGGTATTcctaattttaagaaaaaaaaatataattttaatcacATCTTTAgtttgtataaattatttactttatacttaattataaatttgtataaatcTAGGAAAGTAGATAGATAACTAACATGTCTAAAACTCAACATGATCATATCTCATATTTTCATAATCATGAACTTAAAATATATCTCTATCGTtcataaagaaaagaattagTTCTCTTacctttttttcataattttttttctcgtCAAAAACTATTTCGAGGAATCTTCTAGAAACTATCATTTTCTtacaataaaactaaaatttcttaGTTTATTCCAAactagaaaaatcatttttttaaaattataattatcattatctttattattattgtttttttccaATCAAGCACTTAAAGTTGTCAATTGCTTCCGcgctagaattttttttttaaaattataattatcattatctttattattgttgtttttttcttttcaatcaaGCACTTAAAATTGAGTTGGCTGCTTCGATTGAAATCTTTGTTGGGTGGACATGAAACATGATTAAAATTCGACCTAAAGTTTGATTATCCATTTTTTATTACCATTAATAATagagaaaaattattactatttattaaagttaaaacaTGGGTCTTACACTTCCAGCCCAAACATGATACCCTAAATAGAATGGACATAAAATGTACTTTTTAGTGAGTTCACCACTGTATTAAAAATCTGGTTTGAGTGAATATTATTATAGacaaattctattttattttattttttataatcgaTAACCAAATCTGACCCTGATTGacgataaaatatattttattttgtaattaaatataaaaaatactaatgatatataattactataaaaacaatatatatttttttaacattatcaAAGATAACAAATCTTCTATAATTATCGAAGGCAAAAAGTGCCATTAATTACGGAAGACCAAGTAGTTTTCGATACTGAAAGTCGAATAGTCCTCGTACTAGCAGTCTTCAGCTGTTGCAAAGATTATCAACAAACTATTTACTGTAAACTGTAAGATCGTCGATAAGAAATCAGTATTTATTGACGGTCATTTTTTATTATCGACGGATAAATTTCTTcgataataaattcaaaatttgttatgattatatcaattattgaaatattaagaaaaggtaaattttttaaattttattatcactattttatttatatttcttatttatttttctttaatcaaggaccttaattataatttttttaattttctctcgTTTCACCCAATACATTGTATAGATGATGATTCTAATCAATGCAAACATCTGTGTGAATATATTTGAAAAGATTTCTccgtaaatatttataaaaagaaaacttgctTAACCTATACCTAACctaagtttaaaatatacaatattttatgttttttcttatacATGGTTATTCAGAAATTTTTGCATTAGGGGAATCTAACCGACAGGGTTGGCATAAATAGTTATAGAGAAAAAATTATGGATGAGAAGAAAAAGGTAgtcgttttattttttttattaatttcgaAACAATTATCTTTAAGGtttaccttaattttttattgacacaatcgtttttattattttttaacatctttATAGTCGCAAAATATTCGCGTAATCAATTATAGGActgcattttaatatttattttcgtttttcatttaataatgacaagtaaataataaataaaataataattttttctcatttttcaaaCCATATGACCTTTTTTTCCCTATAATGATGATTAAGATCAGAATCTATAAATTTGGAACAACAGCCAAGGtacataaaactaaaatataggtTGCAATGCAAATAAATATTGGGATAAAAATTCCaaattgagaaaagaataaatgcACTTTTGCCCAAATTTAGCTCTTCTTTTatactgttattttttttttttcaatactgAGCCCTTAAAACTCAGAATACAATTTCAATACTATAATTACATATAGTTGCAAAACTATTgagatatttgattttcttttataagtgCAGCTTGAGTTTAGGtgaattttcagatatttttttaacaattttcttttttgacattttttaataatatttacataataacttgtttttagtctattttaaatattttttaaaaataaatttaaatgagttaataaaatagtaacatcCATGACTATTTATTCTGCTTTTACTTTTCGTATTTATGAGTAACGAGGTTTTCTGAGTCTTTACACAAAGACCTACCTTTGCCTGACATGATTAAAGGATCACTAATTTAGCCTGACTATATACAACAAATAATTCACAAagcatttaattaaattttaatttaagagaatacagaaaatgtaaagaaagtaaaaaaaaagtggtCGAAAATCTTgtaggaatatatatatatatatatatatatatatatatatatatatatatatatatatatatatatatatatatatatatatatatatagaaaatgatattttgataccaattttttgacaccattttgagactgcacatgtgtcaaaatgtggttggacgatttcaaattaaaaaaaaaaattggtttttttcttccaaatatgttcttgtctcagtttttttaatttgaaatcNctatatatatatatatatatatatatatatatatatatagcttttCACATATTTGTTTTTCGTAATACTCCAAAAACACTTCTTACACTTTTCACgaataaaattatcttatatgtatatatatttatattgatctTTTACGAATGGAAGGATTTTACGTGTATATACATCTATATTGATATCTTGTATTTGGTGTAAGACTTTGATTGTCCTCAACAAATCTTTCGGTAGCAAAGATTTCTGTGTTATTGTTTTTGTATCCATAAACTTTGTCTCCAAATAAGACATCatgcatatataatttttctttctctgttcTTTTAAGAACAAATACTGAAAAGGAAATGCCATAAAGAATCATGATTACCTCTGAAAAGATTTATATAAGAGCCAGTTGAAGATATAATTTTCCACATCTTCAAACTAAACCAGTTGAAGATGGCATCTTCCATCTTCAAACTTTTCCTATCATCAATCATTCTTTGTACCATGTTGCAGCCTTACACTGAAGCTCTCAGAAAGGCAAGCATGTTCATCTTCAACTCCTTATCTCACCACAATTTAAGACTCTCTATTCATGTATCTGACAGTGTTTCTCAACCACAATTTCACATTTTGCTGCTAGATATACATACAATGTGTCACAATTTTTTTGCTTTAATTTGATTCTTTGTAGCAGACCTATATTGTATACTTGGGAGAACATTCTCACGGTCCAAATCCTTCCCTTCGTGATATTGAGTCAGCCACAAATTCTCACCATGATTTACTGGCTCCATTCCTGGGAAGGTATATATAGAATCTTCTAGCATTGCTTCATTCAAGTCCTATatgcataaaagaaaaactttgttCAAGAATGACTCACTCTGAGTACTTTCTTATCTTATCTGTTGAATATCTAACACATGATCTGAAGATCACTTGATAATCAGAGTGcatataaaaaagaatcaaaagcTTCTGTTTATCTGTGATATTAGCTAGTTGATTGCTtgaatagtttttctttttttcccgCAGCCATGAGAAAGCAAAGGAAGCAGTGATGTACTCATACAATAAGCACATAAATGGCTTTGCTGCACAGCTTGAAGAGGAAGAGGCATCAGAGATTGCAAGTGAGAAAAATGGTTACCATGGTTTTGTAGTTTGTAGCCATATTTTGTGGATATTTTAGGTATAATTGGAGTTATAACACCATTTTGGAAGAAATATAAGTTTGGATGTATTGGTGCAGAACACCCAAGTGTAATTTCTGTGTTCTTGAGCAAAGAGTATAAATTGCACACTACCAGATCATGGGACTTTCTTGGGCTGGAAAAATATGGAGGAATTCCTGCAGAATCAGCTTGGTGGAAAGGAAAATTTGGAGAAGATACAATTATTGGTAATCTCGATTCAGGTAAATCCTACACCAGATTTTAGTTGCTCATAACAAAAGAATTCAGATAACGGAAAATATTACCTTAGAAACGTCAAATTagctaaaattattattgttggtGAGATAAATTCAAGGAATCAAGGTTCCATTAGTTGAaatgacattaaaaataaacaaaaagtaaaaagtgaatgaaatttctagaaataaattaaaaaataaaaatgtttgattaaaaagaataagataataaataaataaatagaagtaggtgaataaaataatacagaAGTTCCATATTTCCTTCaacaaaatcttatttttttttatcacttttccaatttaattattcatctaataaaataaattaacactGACTTCATCTTGTTGAACAGGCGTTTGGCCCGAACACCCAAGTTTCAACGACAACGGATATGGTCCTCTGCCATCAACGTGGCGAGGGAACGGAGTCTGTCAGATTGACCGTGTTTCTCTTCCAAACAAGACATTCTGTAACAGGtcattttctctcttataaTTACACTAAACACAATCCTTTcataatttatatgaaattttcaaaTGTCAACGTACGAGTTAGTGTAATCAATCAAGTGTTGCATTATGTATATGTTTTGGTCAGCACGAAATTCACCAgttttattgtaaatagtttCAGTTGAAATTTGATTACCAGTACTCATTACAGAACTATGTTACATGATGAACCAGGAAGTTGATTGGAGCAAGAATCTTCAGCAAAGGTTACGAGGCACATAATGGGAAACTTGATCCTTCAAAACACACGGCACGTGACTTTGTTGGCCACGGCACCCATACCATGTCAATTGCTGCTGGTAACTTCGCTCCTGGTGCAACTGTCTTTGGCAATGGCAATGGCACTGCAAAGGGTGGATCCCCAAAGGCTCGTATCGCTGCATACAAAGTGTGTTGGTCTACAAATGATGCTGGTAGCTGCCATGAAGCAGACATTCTACAAGCGTTTGATCATGCCATAAATGATGGTGTTCATGTCATCACTGCTTCCATCGGTGGCTCTAATCCCTATATTGAAGCCTTCTTCACAGATGGGATTTCCATAGGGGCATTCCATGCAGTTGCTAGAAACATAGTTGTAGTTTGCTCTGCTGGGAACGATGGACCAGCACCTAGAACTGTCGTAAATGTTGCACCCTGGACTTTCACAGTTGCTGCCAGTACAATCGACAGGGATTTTCTCACCAACATTTCTCTTGGTAAAAATCACCACCTTAAGGTAAATTTGTGATTCGATGatataaagaaaagaatagtATTTATTCTTttgggatatatatatatatatgatcagtGTAAAGGAAAAACCATGTTGCATATATAATCTGGTTATGTATGTATGAATATCAGGGAGCCAGTCTTAATAGAGGCTTACCATCACGGAAATATTATCCATTGGTTCATGCTGCCAATGCTAGACTTCTTAATGCGACAATTGATGACGCGTAAGCTCGAATTCACCAAAATTTGCTtctaatatttactttattgaTTGGATTATCGTTACTTGTTGTTTCTCATGGGTGTGATATATACTACTGTAGTCGACTTTGCAAACCGGGAACGCTTGATACTACCAAAATAAAGGGAAACATATTGATCTGCATTCGACGTGATAAAACATCATCAGTAGCTCAGAGTTACGAAGCTGATAATGCTGGCGCAGTGGGAGTGTTTGTGGTCAATGACGACAAAAGTGGCAACACACTTCTAGCCGAGCCTTACAGTATACCAGGTGCAAATGTGGATCCCTATGAGGACGCGGATATAGATGAACGTGAATGGTGGGGAAAAGGAGGTTCCGACAACAACAATAGCAGGTAATCAATCATATTTCACTCTATGCTTCAACTTTGGATTCAGAGTAAATTTCTCAaagtaagataaaatatatgaatatttatctACAATCATCTTAATTGGCATTTTAAAGTCATTTTGATTATTTGACATGAATCTAAACTCATACCTAGTATTGTTTCATTCATAAATTACACTGCAGGAAACTTGCTGCTTACATGACTGTAGCAAGAACATATTTAGGTATAAAACCTGCTCCAATTATGGCTGGATTCTCATCCAGGGGTCCCAGTGCAGTGCAGCCATTGATACTGAAGGTCTATAACTTATCTAATCatcatgatttttttgtttcattctcTCAAGTTGAACACTTAGTTCTCTGTTTCAGCCAGACGTAACTGCCCCTGGTGTGAACATATTGGCGGCTTATTCACTAGCCGCAAGTCCATCAAATCTACCATCAGATAGACGCCGTATTCCTTTCAATATGCAACAGGGAACCTCTATGTCAGGCCCTCATGTTGCTGGTATCGCAGGTCTTCTCAGAACACTTCATCCTGATTGGAGTCCAGCAGCTATTAAATCAGCCATTATGACTACTGGTAAAGTTGGCAAAACTATATCTTTCCATTCTTATCTTCTATCAACatcattcaatatttttaacaaaattagtGGACGTAACAAACAGTACACTTCTTAGATGTGACTGCATTAGGCAGCTGATTCTGTTAGAAAGAGAATGAAATTAGATGGATGAAATTTCTTGTAAATGAGAACAAACTTTAGTAGTACGTTGATAGAGGATCTAAAAGTGTAAATAAACCTAAAATCAGTATGCAAAATAAAGATCTTGTTAtagatgatgaaaaagaaaaatactatgCACTTAAAATTTTGGAAGAGTTTTTCTTAATAGAAATTATTCTCTTTCTGCAGCTACCACACTGGATAACAACAACCTACCGATTCGGGACGCATTTGATCAGATAGCAAGTCCGTTTGATTATGGCTCCGGACATATTCAACCTAACCATGCCATGGACCCTGGACTTGTTTATGACATGAGAAAGAGGGATTACTTGAACTTCATATGCGCTCATGATCACAGCCAAAATTTTCTCAGATACTTTAGCAGCATCTCGTACAATTGCCCAGAGTCCTACAACATTGAAAATCTTAACTATCCTTCTATCACGGTAGCAAATCGAGGGTTGAACCCTATAAATGTTACTCGGACAGTTACCAATGTGGGGACTCCAACAAGCACATATGTTGTGAAAGCTAACATAACTGAAGGATTTAAGGTTCTTGTTCAACCAAGTTCATTGTCTTTTAAGACTATTGGAGAAAAGAAGACATTTCGGGTTATTCTTCAGGCAACGAGTTGGCCCAGTAACGGTTTTCCAGTATTTGGGAACTTGTCTTGGACAGATGGAAATCACACAGTAACCAGTCCTATTGTAGTCCTTTAACCTCAGAAATTACTCTCAGGACTTAATATCATTACCATCTTagtatgtttttgtttttgatgttatCAGGATGCAATTCTTAAGTGTTTTTTCATTATTGGAATGTTGTATCGAACTTCGTTTCATTGGAGCTTTGCTTGCATTAGGCACCCTCAAATCGTGCATGGAGCTCATCTGCTAGGTTTATTCTAACCATTAGAATGCGAGAAGTTTTCAAGTGAACTTGTTGTGATTATGAAACATTTTGTTCTgataatatatcataaattttctttttcaattttgtagaactgGACAATGAGACCTTCTTTctgattaaatttaataaattttacagCATAATTTAGTATACTCTCACCATATTTATGATcgttcatattttttctttcagcaTTCCTATAGTGTCGAGGAGTGTAGGGTATCTCATTTCATGCAATATCctttctttttcacaaaaatatctGAAACATAATCACCTCTCCATCCGTGCTTAATACTTTTATCAGTTTGttactttattttgaattgttttaatgGGAATCCAGATCCTCCGTTTTAGATTATCAATAAAGGATACTTTCCTCCAAGGATTCAATTTGAAAGGAGGCTCACATCTGTCTATCCTTGcaaattcttcttttaaaacaatataactaAAGGTTAATatgaattcaattattttaaaagtataaagatATGGCATGCACATGGGACATGTCCctagaaataaaaacagaattgCATTATCTTTACATTTTCCTTATTTGAAGTGATGAAATACAGAATAAAAGCAAAAAAGTATATCAGTAGTCATTGCTTTCACACCTTAAACCTTTGTTTAGAAGGATTGTTACATCAGAAAAGTTTACTTATAAGAGCTATTATGTCAAAACAGGATGAGACGGACATGGAAacctcaaattttcaaaatgctcAAAGATGCAGGCTTttatgaaaatacaaaaaggCATCCATAAATTTTCATTATGCAATTTATGCAAATCCACAGGTGAAACTCACCAAAGGGGCTCCACTCCTGACGAACAAACCTTAAACGGCTCTACCAATTTGGTGAAACATCGCACAGATTAGATACCTTCCCCTTGACCCTACTTACCATTTCTAGCTTAGGCCAGTTCCTTCCTCTCTCAAGAATGCTTATAGACTACATCCACATATTAGGCCAACTTTCCACGATCATGCACTTTCTGTGTAGCaaggttatttttaaataattgtagtatgttatctttttctttagGCAATATCAAATATCAGTGGAATTGCAATCATGACCAATAGAGAAATTTAAAACCTTACTTATCTCCAATCAGATTATACAAAGCAGAGTGACTACTGACAGCACTCAACCCATTATTTGTAATGAATTTGGCTAATACTTTAACCTACCCcataaaattactaattatGTTTCTTACAGGCCAAGTTTATTCTGGAGCAGCAAAGTTTGCCCTGTTTCTTCTTTACGGTGCAATAAAAGTTGCTTCTGGTACATGTTTGTTGTATATTTGAATGGTCCATGATTTTGTGATACTCTTATGTAATCCAGGTTGATACAGACAAATCAAACATAAGTAGGTAAAGGTTAGGGTAAATTATAAAAAGGGAAACTTGAGTATCTTTCATTTCAATACGATTTTTCCACCAAGACACCAGATTAGGACGAGGATAAATTAcatttgatttaaaagaaaaccctaaCCTTTGccttgaaaatagaaaaagttgaGATTAGAAAGAATGAAGCCTCAGATAATGTGAAAATGTGCATCACACACCGTACAAAGAGTATGGTTTTAAGACGGCACTTGCTACAAGCAAAAATCATCATTGGCTTCGATGAATCACCATtcatacataaaaaagaaaccGAAAAGGCAAAAGCTATGATAAGTTTTCAACGATCTGCAATGGCAGAAATTATTtgggaaaacaaaaattaacaaggAATGAAATGCAGAAAATGGAAGACAAACCAAACGAAACCGTAACGAAGACGGCCTCCGTTGGTAGCATTGCAACGCATAATAGGAGAACAAGGAAGAGACTGTTTATATAGTCAGCCAAATAAACCCTACCGATCTTTTTTACGGTTAACCCATTGTAATATATAATGCTATATTTTacactaaattacaaaaatataaaatcccTGATTTAAGTagtttatagaaataaaaaataattaaaaattacttaaataaagTTCTATTTCATGAAATCATcactaaacattaaatttaaatataactaaaaaaatcatgtcttttttttttttgaagttagAAAGccaaattcattaatttataaaatataagcaaaagaagaaaaaaaaaatacaggaatccaaaatattttttcttttttgacaaatttgttttttttttttatgaaaacaaaaacattactTTCCCCTTAAAATCACACTATTTATTTGATGAAACAAACATAGAAATTGCAGACACTACATCAAACACGCTTACAGAAAACATGAATGTAAGAAAACCTAACAACACAGCAGAAAAGAAGGTTCAGTTATTGACAAGTTGAGCAAGTGTGACGATGGAGAGTGAATTGAGTGAAGATGATTTTGGCATCACAAAATCGTTATACACTTGTTCCATGCTTGGACGAAGACCTGGAGTTTCACTTAAGCAAGCAAATGTTACTTTGGCAatcaaaatcacctcctcatcAACTGGATTCTCTGGAAGGGGTAGTCTTTGGTCCAACATATCCTTCAACAGTAAATTATACGCTGATGTTGTTTCAGAAGATGGAAAAAACGATGGAATGAGATCTCCTGGGTGCTTTCCCATCATTATTTCAAAGCAAAGCACCCCAAAACTGAACACATCACATTTTTCATTCACTTCCATTGTATAAGCAAGCTCTGTAATTGACCAAATACATGAAGATAATGTTATATAATTAGTAGAAGAACTTGTTACTGAAACATGCATAGGAATCAATGCGTAAGAACAAAAGGGCCTAACCTGGTGCAGCATACCCATATGTGCCTGCAAAAGCTGTTAAATTGCGTGAATCAGGATTCAGAATTTTAGCTGTTCCAAAGTCAGAAATTTTTGCTTCGTATTCCGAATCTATAAGAACATTCTTGCTTGATATGTCTCGATGAATGATAGGAGGAAAGCAACCATGATGCA contains these protein-coding regions:
- the LOC106764542 gene encoding subtilisin-like protease Glyma18g48580, encoding MASSIFKLFLSSIILCTMLQPYTEALRKTYIVYLGEHSHGPNPSLRDIESATNSHHDLLAPFLGSHEKAKEAVMYSYNKHINGFAAQLEEEEASEIAKHPSVISVFLSKEYKLHTTRSWDFLGLEKYGGIPAESAWWKGKFGEDTIIGNLDSGVWPEHPSFNDNGYGPLPSTWRGNGVCQIDRVSLPNKTFCNRKLIGARIFSKGYEAHNGKLDPSKHTARDFVGHGTHTMSIAAGNFAPGATVFGNGNGTAKGGSPKARIAAYKVCWSTNDAGSCHEADILQAFDHAINDGVHVITASIGGSNPYIEAFFTDGISIGAFHAVARNIVVVCSAGNDGPAPRTVVNVAPWTFTVAASTIDRDFLTNISLGKNHHLKGASLNRGLPSRKYYPLVHAANARLLNATIDDARLCKPGTLDTTKIKGNILICIRRDKTSSVAQSYEADNAGAVGVFVVNDDKSGNTLLAEPYSIPGANVDPYEDADIDEREWWGKGGSDNNNSRKLAAYMTVARTYLGIKPAPIMAGFSSRGPSAVQPLILKPDVTAPGVNILAAYSLAASPSNLPSDRRRIPFNMQQGTSMSGPHVAGIAGLLRTLHPDWSPAAIKSAIMTTATTLDNNNLPIRDAFDQIASPFDYGSGHIQPNHAMDPGLVYDMRKRDYLNFICAHDHSQNFLRYFSSISYNCPESYNIENLNYPSITVANRGLNPINVTRTVTNVGTPTSTYVVKANITEGFKVLVQPSSLSFKTIGEKKTFRVILQATSWPSNGFPVFGNLSWTDGNHTVTSPIVVL